ATATACAATTTACCGAAGTTAAACTTTGAGTCCAAGTCTTATTGGAATTATCTCATAATTGAATATTAGATCAGacatatattctaataatatatatatacatataaagtatTCATCAATGTGCATTATAATCCCATAGAAACTAGTGAATTTGAAACTTTCATGTAATCATACTTTTAGGAAATCTAATTTTACTTTATAAGTAGCTAACAATAGACTAAATAACACAATAGTTtagttttttaaagaaaaaatcaatttattatctaattttttattattttataagagtaatgctacatacagtcatttttacgtactccctgcgcactccactgatatgattggctggattaattttttttaatacacaactaatcatatcactagAGTGTACAAAGGAGTCCGTAAAAATgattgcacatagaattttttattttataatatgatattgaataataaatttataaataaaaataaaaaaataatccctAATTACCTATTatcacattataaaataataaaaattaagataaagaAAAGTATTATTTGCAAATCATCAAcggaaataaaaaacaaaaaaaaaaagtgtagccGTACACTTGCAAAAGCCTACGTGGGATAACTCCCACGTACACTCACAGCATAGGAAAACGCAATCCAAATCTAATCCCAATCCAACTTCTCCCTCATCCAAAGTAACAGCCTGCAGTAATTTTACGtttgtaaaaaataagaaataaaaagataaaaaataaaagcaaaaatttGCAGAAATGATTATTAGAAAATTTCAATTCTTTATCAATCATCTTCACTAGTTCTGGTTCTTGTTGTCGACAGGAAAAGAAAGTTAAGAGGAAAACCGAAAGGGTAGAAAGAAGGAATTGAATCCTTCATCTTATTCGTTGTAAGTCTCACGCTTTTccaattctctctctttcactCCCTCACTGAGAAGCCCATAAAACAATCCATACCAGCAGAAAACAGAGAGAGCAACTCAGAAAGTTGGAAAGCCAAGCAATAGAGAAAGAGAGTGGCCGATCGCTTTTTGGTTGGTTCTACGCCTATATGTATCACTGAAatctttcaatttgttttggttccaaaaaaatatttcttttttaagttaGAACAACGAATTAAATCGTTCAAATAAGAGCATTGTTCACAAGTTTTTTTCGGAGTAAACAGTAAGATGATTCGTTCTGATTGTAAATGTGATCTTAATTTCGATTCTTGTGCTTTGTTTTGCATACCCTTCAATGCTTGTTAATATCTTCTTCTGAAATAAATTTGTTTATCAATTAGTGCATTCTTTTGCTTGGTACACTCGACTTTTGATGGGTATTTATTCTGTTCGACTTTTATGGCTAATGGGGTTTTCACTCAGGTAAAGAAAAATGCAGGCGTCAACGTGTGCAGCTAAAGGAGGCATCGGCTGTGGGGTCCAAAACCGCACAAAGGTTTTAAAGGGTTTTGGTGAATTTGGGAAACCAAGTCTAGGATTCGGAATGACAGAGAAGACTGCCTGCAGTGTTCTTCGCCTCAGTTCGATCCCTATGAGGGACACACTCACTAGTGCAAGACTGGGTGTTAATGGCGTTTTCAGGTCCTCGGTCAAGCCCAGATCAATCAAGGCTCAGGCTTCTGGTTTGTTCTTCACTCTCTGACTGTTTAGCTTTCTTTTCAATTCAAGAATAGTATAGTTTTGTTAGGTCAAAGATTTCTTCTTTGAAATTTAGCAAATGGGTACAATTTCATGTTTGCACCGTTGCGTTCTTTGGTTTTCTGTTGCTGTTGCTTGCTTCCGTTATCTTGTTATCACATTTTCCAGCCGTTTGTGCGCGCGTGTTTAAAACCTCATACAAAAGTTACCTCTCTCGGGGCTGCATGATGGCAGCGGGGAtactgtgaatttatttacaTGAAATTGGAGGCTTTAAAATGGCATGTTAGAGCCCACTTCTGAGTCCATTCCTGCATTACCAATGGATCtgatccattttttttcttctgggaATTGAAGATCTTACTGCTAAGTCCAACTTAATAATACTCTCGTTATTAAGTACGTCTCCTTGCTCATTGAACTATTTTGACCTGACAGCATGTCATTTACATTACCAAGtaaatattgttgaaatgcAGATAATGCTCCAGAGTCCTACTTTACCAAGGCTGTGATGAACTTATAATTCATCTTTTGATTTTGCAATATCAAAGGACAAATGCCCTTCTCCCTTGAGGCTTGCTATCTCTATGGCATTCTTATCCTCCGTGGATCTATCATCCTGTTTGTGCTTTATAAATTTGGATATCCCGTCCTGATGCTATACTGATGATATATACTCTGAAAGCATAATATGCTGGCCTGTAGTTTTCTGATCAGTTGTGAccatttcctttcattttggTGTTAGTTGCATTTATGGGTCTTGGTTCTTTGAAAACTgtctatatatttcttttatatgaaATTCTATCCGACATATCTAGAAGTTTAAACATGTAACCATTGACTTTGATTCTCTATGACTTCGATTAACTTCTATGTTCTTACCAGCACTATATGAAATTGAGTTTCAGATGATCTTGAGAATGTTGATTCCTTGGTGCCTCAGAGCAAATCTTCTGGAACAGTTTTGCCATATGTTGGTGTTGCTTGTTTGGGAGCTATTTTGTTTGGTTACCATCTTGGGTATGGCCAAGTTTATATTGCAAACTGCATTCCGTATTGGATTTTGTTTGGATTTGCAACAAGTCCATGTCAATTTCCTCATCTGAGTTCGTGGATATGTGAATAAGTTGCTATTTTGTTCTAAGCAATTGAttgcaaaatatatatctaaatcCCAAGTTGATTTCAGCTCCTCTTTCTCTGCTGAAATGTCTTGTTATTTGAGATATTCGTGTTGTGAGGTTATAATGGTTTCTCTCTCTGCTTATGTTGTGCAGGGTTGTAAATGGTGCTCTTGAGTACCTCTCCAAGGATCTTGGGATTGTTGAAAACACTGTGTTACAAGGCAAGTGCAGTAGCTTGCcgaaaattattcaaataatgaGATCTTCTTTGttatttgctctctctctctctctctctcccctatcTAAAGGTTTCAATTTTTGAACTGTACTTTTATCTTCTCATGTTATTCCTGCTGATACTTCTCCCCAATGCAACATCTTGAGTAGGATGGGTTGTAAGCACGCTTCTTGCTGGAGCTACCGTTGGCTCATTTACTGGGGGAGCATTGGCTGACAAGTTTGGTAGAACAAGAACGTTTCAATTAGATGCCATACCGCTGGCAATTGGAGCATTTCTTTGGTCTGTCATCTGTCATTGAAGACAGGGTTGTTATATTTGATATGTCTACTGAGCACTAAAGCTTTGCTTAAATATTTGCAGTGCTACAGCCCAGAGTGTGCAAACCATGATAATTGGTCGCTTACTTGCTGGCATTGGAATTGGTGTTACATCCGCTATTGTGCCTCTGTACATATCTGAggtattatgtttttatttatcacAGGCATAGATATCTTTGTAAccatattttatacatattatGTATGTGATTTCTTCCAACACTTTTAAATTGCAGATCTCACCAACTGAAATTCGTGGTGCACTTGGATCTGTGAACCAGCTATTTATATGTATTGGGATTCTTGCAGCATTGGTGGCTGGATTACCTTTAGCTGGAAACCCTTTATGGTATGTTTTTATCGGTTATTTCCTTCATTTAGTTTGCAAGTTTACTTcctgctatatataaataaccaAAAGAAAGGATATGAAAAGTTGTCTAATATTGCTAAATACTactctatatattattagtaaaCATCTGTAAAATGATGTCGCCCATTATGGTACccattgtgagagagagagagagagagagagagagagagagagagagagagagagagagagagagagagagagagagagagagagagagagagagagagagagagagagagagagagatggaaaacCTAATTGTTGAATTCTGTGAAAAAAAAACATCAGCTAATTGTTGAATTCTgtgaaaaaaaaacatcaaccaAATGTTGATTAGTGTCTTGAATCATACAATTTCTGcataacagattttatttgtgtTTCAAATCAAACTTCAACCTGATGTGATAATTATGTTTTGGTAAGTCACTTTGGGAGTACTCTTTTGGGGCTGTGGTTGGGCTTACGCATAATAAGGTTGATTGACTCCTCTCCTCCTAATTACTTTGCGAAAGAAAGGTATGGTAACCAAAGACTCAACAAGGCTGTTTGTAACAATGGTTAAGTTTGGTAAGAAATATCTTTCTTGTTATTGATCAAGTGGATCTTTTTTGTGTTCATCATTTTTAGAAGGGGTTAAAATGAATTCGTATTAGTCatctattgttaaaaaaatggtgagaaggaaagttaaaaataaaatcttgtgcaatatatatattcatcagGACGTAAGTTTTATGATCTGTAGAAGGAAAAGATATTCATAATCGacactcaaaaaataataaaattagaaaggGGGTCCCTAAGACTCGATTGAAAGATCGTGGATTTTCATACCATGCTTGATATCCATCAAAACTAAAAGCATTTTGAAAGTATCCTAGCCCAACAATCTACTTTTAAGGTCTCAAGTtaacattatatttttaagaagcaatttactgataaaatgataaataactaATTAGAAGTCCTTATTTAGCTTCTGGCATATAACATTCCACGCTTGAACTGAGCTAAATTCAGTTCATCTCACCAAACTTTATAATTCCTAGGCCCAAGATTCACGGACACAGGTGCAGACACATCTGATTAGAATTTTCCCCTTCAGCATTCCTATGTAAGAATGGTCTCATTGAGTACTACATCTGATTGAGCTCTTATTGAGTTTGCTCTCTATTATGTTCTAGTGAAGCACGTTCTCCATAAACTGGCATTAGCCTGAATGTTCTGCTAACACTAGCCAAGGCTTAATCCCAACTTATTGGAATAGACACTGAACCTTAGCATTTAAAATACTGTTTTGACAATTTTCATGTTGGTCTTCTGCTTGGAAGGGTACTTTTTAGTGATAAATGGGTTCAGTTGTCAAAATAATTCCCTTTGTTATTTTCACCATCGGCAACAAATGAGTGTGCAAACAATGGCTAACAAATATATTCCTGTTGTATGCCTATATtggaatataaatattatgGTTCTTTCCTAGATTTTATCTTTTACATATGAATGTTTCTGTTCGAATGACTTCATTCCGTCtctcttatttattcttttaaatgtttttttttaggtGGAGGACGATGTTTGGTATTGCAATTGTACCCTCTATTCTGTTGGCATTAGGAATGGCATTTTCTCCAGAAAGTCCTCGGTGGCTTTTTCAGGTTTTCTTACAGGACTATGGAGTCATTGGTTGAAACTTATAGCGGCACTTGCTGTTTGCATTCACAAACTACCACTGTTTGTTCAATTTGCACCATAAACTACCAAAACTGTCAATCTACACCCTAAACTACCAAATTTTGGTCAGTTGCA
This is a stretch of genomic DNA from Carya illinoinensis cultivar Pawnee chromosome 3, C.illinoinensisPawnee_v1, whole genome shotgun sequence. It encodes these proteins:
- the LOC122302825 gene encoding plastidic glucose transporter 4-like isoform X1; translated protein: MQASTCAAKGGIGCGVQNRTKVLKGFGEFGKPSLGFGMTEKTACSVLRLSSIPMRDTLTSARLGVNGVFRSSVKPRSIKAQASDDLENVDSLVPQSKSSGTVLPYVGVACLGAILFGYHLGVVNGALEYLSKDLGIVENTVLQGWVVSTLLAGATVGSFTGGALADKFGRTRTFQLDAIPLAIGAFLCATAQSVQTMIIGRLLAGIGIGVTSAIVPLYISEISPTEIRGALGSVNQLFICIGILAALVAGLPLAGNPLWWRTMFGIAIVPSILLALGMAFSPESPRWLFQQGKIPEAEKTIKTLFGKERVAEVMQDLRAAGQGSVEPEAGWFDLFSSRYWKVVSVGAALFLFQQLAGINAVVYYSTSVFRSAGIASDVAASALVGAANVFGTAVASSLMDRQGRKSLLITSFSGMATSMLLLSLSFTWKVLAPYSGILAVLGTVLYVLSFSLGAGPVPALLLPEIFASRIRAKAVALSLGMHWISNFVIGLYFLSFVNKFGISSVYLGFATVCLLGVLYIAGNVVETKGRSLEEIERALNPAI
- the LOC122302825 gene encoding plastidic glucose transporter 4-like isoform X2, with translation MTEKTACSVLRLSSIPMRDTLTSARLGVNGVFRSSVKPRSIKAQASDDLENVDSLVPQSKSSGTVLPYVGVACLGAILFGYHLGVVNGALEYLSKDLGIVENTVLQGWVVSTLLAGATVGSFTGGALADKFGRTRTFQLDAIPLAIGAFLCATAQSVQTMIIGRLLAGIGIGVTSAIVPLYISEISPTEIRGALGSVNQLFICIGILAALVAGLPLAGNPLWWRTMFGIAIVPSILLALGMAFSPESPRWLFQQGKIPEAEKTIKTLFGKERVAEVMQDLRAAGQGSVEPEAGWFDLFSSRYWKVVSVGAALFLFQQLAGINAVVYYSTSVFRSAGIASDVAASALVGAANVFGTAVASSLMDRQGRKSLLITSFSGMATSMLLLSLSFTWKVLAPYSGILAVLGTVLYVLSFSLGAGPVPALLLPEIFASRIRAKAVALSLGMHWISNFVIGLYFLSFVNKFGISSVYLGFATVCLLGVLYIAGNVVETKGRSLEEIERALNPAI